Proteins encoded together in one Pseudomonas asiatica window:
- the glmM gene encoding phosphoglucosamine mutase yields the protein MSRKYFGTDGIRGRVGEYPITPDFMLKLGWAAGMAFRKQGHCRVLVGKDTRISGYMFESALEAGLSAAGADVMLLGPMPTPAIAYLTRTFHAEAGIVISASHNPHDDNGIKFFSGQGTKLPDEVELMIEELLDQPMTVVESGKLGKVSRINDAAGRYIEFCKSSVPTSTSFDGLKLVVDCAHGATYKVAPSVFRELGAEVTVLHAQPDGLNINEGCGSTHIESLQAAVLVGHADLGIAFDGDGDRVLMVDHTGAIVDGDELLFIIARDLQERGKLQGGVVGTLMSNLGLELALKELDIPFVRAKVGDRYVMAELLEREWLVGGENSGHVVCCNHTTTGDAIIAALQVLMALKRRGETLAQARQALRKCPQVLINVRYGASKVDPLEHPAVNEASAKVTEALAGRGRVLLRKSGTEPLVRVMVEGEDESQVRAHAEALAKLVGEVCV from the coding sequence ATGAGCAGAAAATACTTTGGTACCGACGGCATTCGTGGCCGCGTCGGCGAATACCCGATCACGCCTGACTTCATGCTGAAGCTTGGCTGGGCGGCCGGCATGGCCTTCCGCAAGCAAGGCCACTGCCGAGTTCTGGTTGGCAAGGACACGCGTATCTCCGGCTACATGTTCGAGTCCGCACTCGAAGCCGGCCTGTCCGCGGCAGGTGCCGATGTGATGCTGCTCGGGCCGATGCCTACGCCGGCCATCGCCTACCTGACGCGTACCTTCCACGCCGAAGCCGGCATCGTCATCAGCGCCTCGCACAACCCGCACGATGACAATGGCATCAAGTTCTTCTCGGGCCAAGGGACCAAGCTACCGGACGAAGTCGAGTTGATGATCGAGGAATTGCTCGATCAGCCGATGACCGTTGTCGAGTCGGGCAAGCTGGGCAAGGTTTCGCGCATCAACGATGCAGCCGGCCGCTACATCGAGTTCTGCAAGAGCAGTGTGCCGACCAGCACCAGCTTCGACGGCCTCAAGCTGGTTGTCGATTGCGCCCACGGTGCCACCTACAAGGTCGCGCCAAGCGTTTTCCGCGAGCTGGGTGCCGAAGTGACCGTGCTGCATGCCCAGCCAGACGGCCTTAACATCAACGAAGGCTGCGGCTCGACTCACATCGAATCGCTTCAGGCAGCAGTGCTGGTAGGCCATGCCGACCTGGGCATTGCCTTTGACGGTGATGGCGACCGCGTGCTGATGGTCGACCACACCGGCGCCATCGTTGATGGTGACGAACTGCTGTTCATCATTGCTCGCGACCTGCAGGAGCGTGGCAAGCTGCAGGGCGGGGTGGTGGGCACGCTGATGAGCAACCTGGGCCTGGAGCTTGCGCTGAAGGAACTGGATATCCCGTTCGTGCGGGCCAAGGTCGGTGACCGTTACGTCATGGCTGAGTTGCTGGAGCGTGAGTGGCTGGTCGGTGGTGAAAACTCCGGTCACGTCGTGTGCTGCAATCACACCACCACTGGTGACGCGATCATCGCTGCGCTGCAGGTGCTGATGGCACTCAAGCGCCGTGGCGAAACCCTGGCCCAGGCTCGTCAGGCCCTGCGCAAGTGCCCGCAGGTGCTTATCAACGTGCGCTATGGCGCCAGCAAGGTCGACCCGCTGGAGCACCCGGCGGTCAACGAAGCCAGTGCCAAGGTGACCGAGGCCTTGGCAGGCCGCGGCCGCGTGCTGCTGCGAAAATCCGGTACCGAGCCGTTGGTGCGGGTGATGGTCGAGGGCGAGGACGAAAGCCAGGTGCGTGCGCACGCAGAAGCGTTGGCCAAACTGGTCGGCGAAGTTTGTGTCTGA
- the tpiA gene encoding triose-phosphate isomerase — MRRPMVAGNWKMHGTRASVAELTEGLRNLALPSGVEVVVFPPALFINQVIDGLAGKEITVGAQNSAVQPEQGALTGEVAPEQLVEAGCKLVLIGHSERRQVIGETDEVLNRKFAAAQAKGLKPVLCIGETLEEREAGKTLEVVGRQLSSIIEAFGVKAFANAVIAYEPVWAIGTGLTATPQQAQDVHAAIRSQLAAKDAEVAAKVQLLYGGSVKAANAAELFGMPDIDGGLIGGASLNADEFGAICRAAGN, encoded by the coding sequence ATGCGTCGCCCTATGGTAGCTGGTAACTGGAAGATGCACGGTACCCGCGCTAGCGTCGCTGAGCTGACCGAAGGCTTGAGAAATCTGGCCTTGCCGAGCGGAGTGGAAGTCGTTGTATTTCCACCGGCCTTGTTCATCAATCAAGTGATCGATGGTCTGGCAGGTAAGGAAATTACTGTCGGCGCACAGAATTCTGCAGTACAACCCGAACAGGGTGCGCTGACCGGAGAAGTTGCTCCGGAACAGCTGGTTGAAGCAGGCTGCAAGTTGGTGTTGATTGGTCATTCGGAGCGTCGCCAGGTCATTGGTGAAACCGACGAAGTGCTCAATCGCAAGTTTGCAGCGGCCCAGGCCAAAGGTTTGAAGCCAGTGCTTTGCATCGGGGAAACCCTTGAAGAGCGCGAGGCTGGCAAAACGCTCGAAGTTGTCGGGCGTCAACTAAGCAGTATCATCGAGGCATTCGGTGTTAAGGCTTTTGCCAATGCAGTAATTGCCTATGAGCCTGTATGGGCCATCGGTACCGGCCTTACGGCCACGCCACAGCAGGCCCAGGATGTGCACGCAGCCATCCGTAGCCAGTTGGCGGCAAAAGATGCTGAAGTGGCTGCGAAGGTGCAGTTGCTCTACGGCGGCAGCGTGAAGGCGGCCAATGCGGCCGAACTGTTCGGCATGCCGGATATCGATGGGGGGCTCATTGGTGGAGCTTCCCTGAACGCAGACGAATTCGGTGCAATTTGTCGCGCCGCAGGAAACTGA
- the secG gene encoding preprotein translocase subunit SecG, producing MLETVIVVFHLLAALSLVVLVLLQQGKGAEAGASFGAGASNTVFGSQGSATFLSKLTAILAATFFLTALGLGYFAKQQAHQLSQAGLPDPAVLEVKEPQKPAVNDDVPVLQQQKSETTPNTGDVPPPAQEQK from the coding sequence ATGCTGGAAACAGTCATCGTTGTTTTTCATCTGTTGGCAGCGCTGTCGCTTGTAGTGCTGGTTCTGTTGCAACAGGGTAAAGGTGCGGAAGCAGGTGCATCTTTCGGCGCGGGTGCTTCAAATACCGTGTTCGGGAGCCAGGGTTCTGCAACGTTTCTGAGTAAATTAACTGCTATACTCGCTGCCACTTTCTTTTTGACAGCACTTGGGTTAGGATACTTCGCGAAGCAACAAGCTCACCAGCTTAGCCAAGCAGGTCTTCCAGATCCAGCAGTGCTAGAAGTGAAAGAGCCGCAGAAACCGGCAGTTAATGATGATGTACCGGTGCTCCAGCAGCAGAAGAGCGAAACCACTCCTAACACGGGTGATGTACCTCCTCCGGCACAAGAGCAGAAGTAA
- the rimP gene encoding ribosome maturation factor RimP: MSSKLEQLQALLAPVVEGLGYQCWGIEYVSQGKHSVLRIYIDKEGGILVDDCEAVSRQASAILDVEDPISSEYTLEVSSPGMDRPLFTLEQFASHAGEQVKIKLRSPFEGRRNFQGLLRGVEEQDVVVQVDNQEFLLPIDSIDKANIIPSFD, encoded by the coding sequence GTGTCGAGCAAGCTAGAACAGTTGCAGGCCTTGTTGGCCCCGGTTGTCGAGGGTCTGGGCTATCAATGCTGGGGGATCGAATACGTTTCCCAGGGTAAGCATTCGGTACTGCGCATCTACATCGACAAGGAAGGCGGCATCCTGGTGGACGACTGCGAAGCGGTCAGCCGTCAGGCCAGCGCAATTCTCGATGTGGAAGATCCGATCAGCAGTGAATACACCCTCGAGGTGTCTTCTCCAGGCATGGATCGCCCACTGTTCACTCTGGAACAGTTTGCCTCGCATGCCGGCGAACAAGTGAAGATCAAGCTGCGCTCACCCTTCGAGGGTCGTCGTAACTTCCAGGGCCTTCTCCGCGGTGTGGAGGAGCAGGATGTGGTGGTCCAGGTGGACAATCAAGAATTCCTGTTGCCGATCGACTCGATCGACAAGGCCAATATTATTCCCAGTTTTGACTGA
- the nusA gene encoding transcription termination factor NusA, translating to MSKEVLLVVESVSNEKGVPPGVIFEALEVALATATKKRFEDEVDLRVEINRHTGSYETFRRWTVVDEADLDDPAIETWLSKIHETHPEAKVGDVIEEKIESIEFGRIAAQTAKQVIVQKVREAERAQVVDAYRERVGEIISGTVKKVTRDNVIVDLGNNAEALLAREDIIPRETFRVGVRLRALLKEIRTENRGPQLILSRTAPQMLIELFRIEVPEIAEGLIEVMAASRDPGSRAKIAVRSKDKRIDPQGACIGMRGSRVQAVSGELGGERVDIVLWDDNPAQFVINAMSPAEVAAIIVDEDAHAMDIAVAEDNLAQAIGRGGQNVRLASQLTGWTLNVMTEKDIQAKQQAETGDILRNFIDELEVDEELAQVLVDEGFTSLEEIAYVPLEEMLNIDGFDEDIVNELRARAKDRLLTKAIATEEKLADAHPADDLLSLEGMDKDLAAELAVRGVVNREDLAEQSIDDLLDIDGIDEERAGKLIMAARAHWFE from the coding sequence ATGAGCAAAGAAGTACTGCTGGTTGTTGAATCGGTATCCAACGAAAAAGGTGTACCGCCCGGCGTCATTTTCGAAGCGCTGGAAGTGGCACTGGCCACTGCAACCAAAAAACGTTTTGAAGACGAAGTCGACCTGCGTGTGGAAATCAACCGCCACACCGGTAGCTACGAGACCTTCCGTCGCTGGACCGTGGTCGACGAAGCCGATCTTGATGATCCGGCGATCGAGACCTGGTTGAGCAAGATTCACGAAACCCACCCTGAAGCCAAGGTTGGTGACGTGATCGAAGAGAAGATCGAGTCCATCGAATTCGGTCGTATTGCCGCCCAGACCGCCAAGCAGGTCATCGTGCAGAAGGTCCGTGAGGCCGAGCGTGCCCAGGTGGTCGATGCCTACCGCGAGCGCGTTGGCGAGATCATCTCCGGTACCGTCAAAAAGGTTACCCGCGACAACGTCATCGTTGACCTGGGCAACAACGCCGAGGCCCTGCTGGCCCGCGAAGACATCATTCCGCGCGAGACCTTCCGTGTTGGCGTGCGCCTGCGTGCGCTGCTCAAGGAAATTCGCACCGAGAACCGTGGCCCACAGCTGATCCTGTCGCGCACCGCGCCACAGATGCTGATCGAGCTTTTCCGCATCGAAGTGCCGGAAATTGCCGAGGGCCTCATCGAAGTCATGGCTGCATCCCGTGATCCGGGTTCGCGAGCCAAGATCGCCGTCCGCTCCAAGGACAAGCGCATCGACCCGCAAGGCGCCTGTATCGGCATGCGTGGTTCGCGCGTCCAGGCCGTATCCGGGGAGTTGGGTGGTGAGCGTGTGGATATCGTCCTGTGGGACGATAACCCGGCGCAGTTCGTCATCAACGCCATGTCGCCGGCTGAAGTCGCGGCGATCATCGTTGATGAAGATGCCCATGCCATGGACATCGCCGTTGCCGAGGACAACCTGGCCCAGGCCATTGGTCGTGGCGGTCAGAACGTTCGCCTGGCCAGTCAGCTGACCGGCTGGACCCTGAACGTGATGACCGAGAAGGACATCCAGGCCAAGCAGCAGGCCGAAACCGGTGACATCCTGCGCAATTTCATCGATGAACTGGAAGTCGACGAGGAGCTGGCCCAAGTGCTGGTCGACGAAGGCTTCACCAGCCTCGAAGAAATTGCCTACGTACCGTTGGAAGAAATGCTCAACATCGATGGCTTTGACGAAGATATCGTCAACGAGCTCCGCGCTCGAGCCAAGGACCGTTTGTTGACCAAGGCCATCGCTACCGAAGAAAAACTGGCAGACGCCCATCCGGCTGACGACCTGCTCTCCCTCGAGGGTATGGACAAGGACCTGGCGGCGGAACTGGCGGTGCGCGGCGTGGTTAACCGCGAAGACCTGGCCGAGCAGTCGATCGACGATCTGCTCGACATCGACGGCATCGACGAAGAGCGTGCCGGCAAGTTGATCATGGCCGCCCGAGCCCACTGGTTCGAGTAA